The sequence ggagaGTGAGGCCGATGAGAGTCAGTGTGGAGGAGAGTGAGGCCGATGAGGGTGTCAGTGTGGAGGAGAGTGAGGccgatgagagtgtcagtgtggtgGAGTGTGAGGCTGATGAGAATGTCAGTGTTGAGGAGAGTGAGACCGATGATAGTGTCAGTGTGGAGGGGTGTGAGGCTGatgagagtgtcagtattgaggagaGTGAGGCTGATGAGAGTCAGTGTGGAGGAGAGTGAGGCCGATGAGGGTGTCAGTGTGGAGGAGAGTGAGGccgatgagagtgtcagtgtggaggagtGTAAGGCTGATGAGAGTCAGTGTGGAGGAGAGTGAGGCCGATGAGGGTGTCAGTGTGGAGGAGAGTGAGGCTGATGAGAGTCAGTGTGGAGGAGAGTGAGGccgatgagagtgtcagtgtggaggagtGTGAGGCCGATGAGAGTGTCAGGGTTGAGGAGAGTGAGGctgatgagagtgtcagtgtggaggagagtgaggccgatgagagtgtcagtgtggaggagtgtgaggccgatgagagtgtcagtgtggaggagtGTGAGGCCGATGAGAGTGTCAGGGTTGAGGAGAGTGAGAccgatgagagtgtcagtgtggaggagtGTGAGGCCGATGAGAGTGTCAGGGTTGAGGAGAGTGAGAccgatgagagtgtcagtgtggaggagaGTGAGACTGATGAGAGTCAGTGTTCAGGAGAGTGAGGCTGATGAGAGTCAGTGTTCAGGAGAGTGAGGCTGATGAGAGTCAGTGTTCAGGAGAGTGAGGctgatgagagtgtcagtgtggaggagtgtgcggctgatgagagtgtcagtgtggaggagtgtgcggctgatgagagtgtcagtgttcaggagagtgaggctgatgagagtgaggctgatgagagtgtcagtgtggaggagagtgaggctgatgagagtgtcagtgttgaggagagtgaggctgatgagagtgaggctgatgagagtgtcagtgttcaggagagtgaggctgatgagagtgtcagtgttcaggagagtgaggctgatgagagtgtcagtgttcaggagagtgaggctgatgagagtgtcagtgttgaggagagtgaggctgatgagagtgtcagtgttgaggagagtgaggctgatgagagtgtcagtgttgaggagagtgaggctgatgagagtgaggctgatgagagtgtcagtgttgaggagagtgaggccgatgagagtgtcagtgttgaggagtgtgaggctgatgagagtgtcagtgttgaggagagtgaggctgatgagagtgtcagtgttgaGGAGAGTGAGGCTGATGAGTGTCAGTGTTGAGGAGAGTGAGGCCGATGAGAGTGAGGctgatgagagtgtcagtgttgaggagagtgaggctgatgagagtgaggctgatgagagtgtcagtgttgaggagagtgaggctgatgagagtgtcagtgttgaggagagtgaggctgatgaaagtgaggctgatgagagtgtcagtgttgaGGAGAGTGAGGCCGATGAGAGTGAGGctgatgagagtgtcagtgttgaggagagtgaggctgatgagagtgaggctgatgagagtgtcagtgttgaggagagtgaggctgatgagagtgtcagtgttgaggagagtgaggctgatgaaagtgaggctgatgagagtgtcagtgttgaGGAGAGTGAGGCCGATGAGAGTGAGGctgatgagagtgtcagtgttgaGGAGAGTGAGGCTGATGAGAGTGAGGCTGATGAGAGTGAGGCTGATGAGTGTCAGTTTTCAGGAGAGTGAGGCTGATGAGAGTGAGGctgatgagagtgtcagtgttgaggagtgtgaggctgatgagagtgtcagtgttgaggagagtaaggctgatgagagtgtcagtgttcaggagagtgaggctgatgagagtgaggctgatgagagtgtcagtgtggaggagagagagaccgatgagagtgtcagtgttAAGGACTGTGAGGctgatgagagtgtcagtgttgaggagagtgaggctgatgagagtgtcagtgttCAGGAGAGTGAAGCTGATGAGAGTGAGGctgatgagagtgtcagtgtggaggagagtgaggccgatgagagtgtcagtgtggagaagtgtgaggctgATGAGAGTGTCAGGGTTGAGGAGAGGGAGGCTGATGAGGTTGTCAGTGTGCAGGAGAGTGAGGctgatgagagtgtcagtgtggaggagtTTCAGACCGATGAGAGTGTCAGGGTTGAGGAGAGGGAGGCTGGTGAGAGTGTCAGTGTCGAGGAGTGTGAGGctgatgagagtgtcagtgtggaggagtgtgaggctgatgagagtgtcagtgttgaggagtgtgaggctgatgagagtgtcagtgtggaggagagtgaggctgatgagagtgtcagtgtggaggagaGCGAGACCGATGAGAGTGTCAGGGTTGAGGACAGGGAGGctgatgagagtgtcagtgtggaggagagtgaggctgatgagagtgtcagtgtggaggagagtgagaccgatgagagtgtcagtgttgaggaatgtgaggctgatgagagtgtcagtgttgaGGAGAGTGAGACTGATGAGAGTGAGGctgatgagagtgtcagtgttCAGGAGAGTGAGGCTGATGAGAGTGAGGCTGATGAGAGTGTCGGTGTTGAGGAGAGTGAGGctgatgagagtgtcagtgttcaggagagtgagactgatgagtgtgaggctgatgagagtgtcagtgttCAGGAGAGTGAGGCTGATGAGAGTGAGGCTGATGAGAGTGTCGGTGTTGAGGAGAGTGAAGctgatgagagtgtcagtgttcaggagagtgagactgatgagtgtgagGCTGAttagagtgtcagtgtggaggagaGTGAGACCGATGAGAGTGTCAGGGTTGAGGAGAGGGAGGCTGATGTGTCAGTGTTGAGGAGTGTGAGGCTGATGAGAGTGAGGctgatgagagtgtcagtgttcaggagagtgaggctgatgagagtcaggctgatgagagtgtcagtgttgaggagagtcaggccgatgagagtgtcagtgttgaGGAGAGTGAGACCGATGAGAGTGTCAGTTTTGAGGAGAGTGAGGccgatgagagtgtcagtgttgaGGAGTGTGAGGccgatgagagtgtcagtgtggaggagagtgagaccgatgagagtgtcagtgttgaGGAGTGTGAGAccgatgagagtgtcagtgttgaGGAGTGTGAGGtcgatgagagtgtcagtgtggaggagaGTGAGACCGATGAGAATGTCATTGTTGAGGAGTGTGAGGccgatgagagtgtcagtgtggaggagagtgagaccgatgagagtgtcagtgtggaggagtGAGACCAATGAGAGTGTCAGTGTTGAGGAGTGTGAGGCCGATGAGAGTGTCATTGTGGAGGAGAGTGAGAccgatgagagtgtcagtgtggtgGAGTGTGAGGCTGATGAGAGTGTTAGTGTGGAGGAGTGTGAGACCGATGAGAGTGTCAGGGTTGAGGAGAGTGAGGctgatgagagtgtcagtgttgaggagtgtgaggctgatgagagtgtcagtgttgaggagagtgaggctgatgagtgtgtcagtgttcaggagagtgaggctgggagagggtctgttgataGTGTCAAGCTTGGGAGAGGGCCGattggcagtgtcagtcttgggagagagtCTGTTGACCGTGTCAGTCCTTGGAGAGGGTCAGTTGACAATGTGAGTCTTGGGAGTAGTTCTGTTGACAATGTCAGTCTTGGGCGTGGGTCTGTTGacaatgtcagtcttgggagagggtctgttgacagtgccagacttgggagagggtctgttgacaatGTCTGTCTTGGGAGTAGGTCAGTTGACAATGTCAATCTTGGGAGAGGGTCTATTTGCAGTGTCAGTTTTGGGAGTAGgtatgttgacagtgtcagtcttcgGATAGGGTcagttgacagtgtcagtcttgggaaagGGTCTGTTGACAATGTCAGTCTTGGGAGGTCGTCTGTTGACAATGTCAGTCTTGGGCGTGGGTCTGTTGacaatgtcagtcttgggagagggtctgttgacagtgccagacttgggagagggtctgttgacaatgtcagtcttgggagagcgtctgttgacagtgtcagtcttgggagacggTCTGTTGAtaatgtcagtcttgggagagggtctgttggcagtgtcaatcttgggagagggtctattggcagtgtcagtcttgggtGAGGGTCTATTGGCAGTGTCAGTCTTAGGAGAGGGTGGGTTGACAATGTCCGTCTTGGGAGTGGGTCTATAGGCAGTGTCAGTCTTaggagagggtctgttgacagtgttagtcttgggagagggtctgttggcagtgtcagtcttgggtGAGGGTCTATTGGCAGTGTCAGTCTTAGGAGAGGGTGGGTTGACAATGTCCGTCTTGGGAGTGGGTCTATaggcagtgtcagtcttgggagacggtctgttgacagtgtcagtcttgggagtaggtgtattgacagtgtcagtcttgggagtaggtgtGTTGACCGTGTCAGTGTTGGGAGAGGGTctattgacagtgtcagtcttgagAGTAGGTTTGTTGACattgtcagtcttgggagtaggtctgttggcagtgtcatttttgggagagggtctgtttgcAGTGTTAGTTTTGAGAGTAGgtatgttgacagtgtcagtcttgggaggaggtctgttgacagtgtcagtcttgggagaggggctgttgacagtgtcagtcttgggagagggtctgttggcagcgtcagtcttgggagagggtctgttggcaGTCAGACTTAGGAGAGGGTCTGTTGCCAGTGTCAGTCATGGGAGAGGGTCTTTgcgcagtgtcagtcttgggagtgggtctATTGGCTGTGTCAGTCCTtggagagggtctgttgacaaagtcactcttgggagagggtctgttgacagtgtGAGTCTTGGGGGAGCGTTTGTTGacaatgtcagtcttgggagagggcctgttcccagtgtcagtcttgggagtgagtctgttgacagtgtcagtcattggagagggtctgttggcagtgtcagtcttgggagagggtctattggcagtgtcagtcttgggagagggtctgttgccACTGTCAATCTTGGGAGAGTATTTGTTGACAATATCAGTCTTGGGAGTGaatctgttgacagtgtcagtcttgggagtaggtatgtagacagtgtcagtcttgggagtgggtctgTTGGCATTGTCAGACTTGGGAGAGTGTTTGTTGACACTGTCAATGTTGGGAGAGTGTTAGTTGATAATATCAGTCTTCGGAGTGaatctgttgacagtgtcagtcttgggagtaggtatgtagacagtgtcagtcttgggagtgggtctgttgacggtgtcagtcttgggagagggtgggttgacagtgtcagtcttgggagtgggtctgttgacggtgtcagtcttgggagagggtgggTTGACAGTGTCCGTCTTGGGAGTGACTCTattggcagtgtcagtcttgggagcagttacattgacagtgtcagtcttgggagtaggtgtgttgacagtgtcagtgttgggagagggtctgttgacagtgtcagtcttgggagagggtctattGACAGTGTCAGttttgggagagggtctgtttgcAGTGTTAGTTTTGAGAGTaggtctgttgacagtgtcagtcttgagAGAGGggctgttgacagtgtcagtcttgggagagggtctgatGGCAGCGTCAGAATTGGGAGAGGGTCTATTGGCAGTGTCAGACTTaggagagggtctgttgacagtgtcagtcttgggagagggtcctttggcagtgtcagtcttgggagagggtcctttggcagtgtcagtcttgggagtgggtctATTGGCTGTGTCAGTCTTtggagagggtctgttgacaaagtcagtcttgggagagggtctgttgacagtgtGAGTCTTGGGGGAGTGTTTGTTGacaatgtcagtcttgggagagggtctgttcccagtgtcagtcttgggagtaggtatgtagacagtgtcagtcttgggagtgggtctgTTGGATGTGTCAGACTTGGGAGAGTGTTTGTTGACACTGTCAATGTTGGGAGAGTGTTTGTTGacaatgtcagtcttgggagtgaatctgttgtcagtgtcagtcttgggagtgggtctgttgacagtgtcagtcttgggagtgggtctgTTGGCAGTTTCAGTCTTGGAAGTCGGTATATTGACAGTGTCCATCTTGGGAGTTGgtatgttgacagtgtcagtcttgggaatgGGTGTGGTGACAGTGTCATTCTTCCGAGTAGGTCTGTTTGCAgtatcagtcttgggagagggtgtgTTTGCAGTGTCAGTCTTGTGAGtgggtctgttgacagtgtcagacttgggagagggtctgttgatattgtcagtcttgggagtgtgtattgacagtgtcagtcttgggagtaggtgtattgacagtgtcagtcttgggagagggtgtgTTTGCAGTGTCAGTTTTGGGAGTAGGTATGTTGACATTTACAGTCTTGGGAGTAGGTGAGTTGACATTATCAGTCTTCGGAGTAGGTgcgttgacagtgtcagtcttgggagtaggtatgtagacagtgtcagtcttgggagtaagTGTGTTGACAGTGTCAATCTTGGGAGTAGGTCTGtttgcagtgtcagtcttgggagagggtctgtttgcagtgtcagtcttgggagaggggctgttgacagtgtcagtcttgggagtaggtcagttggcagtgtcagtcttgggagagggtctgtttgcagtgtcagtcttgggagtaggtatgttgacagtgtcagtcttgggagtaggtatgttgacagtgtcagtcttgggagtaagTGTGTTGACAGTGTCAATCTTGGGAGTAGGTCTGtttgcagtgtcagtcttgggagagggtctgtttgcagtgtcagtcttgggagagggtctgttgacagtatcagtcttgggagtaggtatgttgacagtgtcagtcttgggagtaggtgtattgacagtgtcagtcttgggagtaggtgtgttgacagtgtcagtcttgggagtaggtcAGTTGGCggggtcagtcttgggagagggtgtgTTTGCAGTGTCAGTTTTGGGAGTAGGTATGTTGacggtgtcagtcttgggagagggtgggTTGACAGTGTCCGTCTTGGGAGTGGGTCTATTGGCAGTGTAAGTCTTaggagagggtctgttgacagtgtcagtcttgggagacggtctgttggcagtgtcagtcttaggagagggtctgttgacagtgtcagtcttgggagagggtcagttgacaatgtcagtcttgggagagtgtttgatgacaatgtcagtcttgggagtgactctattggcagtgtcagtcttgggagcaggtatattgacagtgtcagtcttgggagtaggtgtgttgaccgtgtcagtcttgggagtaggtgtgttgacagtgtcagtgttgggagagggtctgttgacagtgtcagtcttgggagagggtctattGACAGTCAGttttgggagagggtctgtttgcAGTGTTAGTTTTGAGAGTAGgtatgttgacagtgtcagtcttgggaggaggtctgttgacagtgtcagtcttgggagaggggctGTTGaccgtgtcagtcttgggagagggtctgttggcagtgtcagtcttgggagtgggtctATTGGCTGTGTCAGTCTTtggagagggtctgttgacaaaGTCAGTcatgggagagggtctgttgacagtgtGAGTCTTGGGGGATGTGTTTGTTGacaatgtcagtcttgggagagggtctgttcccagtgtcagtcttgggagtgagtctgttggcagtgtcagtctttggagagggtctgttggcagtgtcagtcttgggagagggtctattggcagtgtcagtcttgggagagggtctgttgccACTGTCAATCTTGGGAGAGTGTTTGTTGACAATATCAGTCTTGGGAGTGaatct comes from Heterodontus francisci isolate sHetFra1 chromosome 5, sHetFra1.hap1, whole genome shotgun sequence and encodes:
- the LOC137370284 gene encoding mucin-2-like translates to MDTVNIPTPKTETANRPTPKTDTANCLTPKTDIVNKHSPKSDIVNRPSPKTDIVNRPSPKTGTVNCNTPNTDIVNRPTSKTDIVNRPTPKIDTVNIPTPKTGTANRPTPKTHTVNRPSPKTDTVNRLTPMTDTANRPTPKTDTVYRPTPKTDTVNRFTPKTDIVNKHSPNIDKCQQTLSQTDAANRPSPKTDTVNSPSPKTDTVNRPPPKTDTVNIPTLKTNTANRPSPKNDTANRPTPKTDNVNKPTLKTDTVNRPSPNTDTVNTPTPKTDTVNTPTPKTDTVNRPSPKTDTAYRPTPKTDIVNPPSPKTDTANRPSPKTDTANRPSPKTNTVNRPSPKTDTAYRPTPKTDIVNPPSPKTDTANRPSPKTDTANRPSPKIDTANRPSPKTDIINRPSPKTDTVNRRSPKTDIVNRPSPKSGTVNRPSPKTDIVNRPTPKTDIVNRRPPKTDIVNRPFPKTDTVN